In Pseudofrankia saprophytica, one genomic interval encodes:
- a CDS encoding RCC1 domain-containing protein has translation MVSTTAMSLALTAAPVHAGPPAPTVYDPTGLAWGDNYEGKLGDGTEEDRSSPVQSVGLPALTAVSAGQGFGVGLDVDGTVWTWGINSWGQLGTGSAEYSRAKPAQVPGLTGVVQIATGRAHVVALRGDGTVWTWGYNGVGALGDGHAGTNRSWPEPVPHLDGVRQVAAGANHSLVLKDDGTVWGFGKSGDGQLGAGTTSEPWFDSPVEIHGVGPDVVQISGSELSSALVRGDGTVWAWGNNECGLVRPGTDQNQVYADPVRIPRVENVIKITTGDANTLVISSHDGKQGQVIGWGCNQHNELGLHHDGSIPRPVEGLPATMTEVSNRNYHTAARSSDGTVWTSGSNSDGQLGHGPVGGYPVGPAQVPGLTGAVHVSAGMDFTLAVAPPILEKIDPDKGGKG, from the coding sequence GTGGTGAGTACGACGGCGATGTCCCTGGCGCTGACGGCGGCACCGGTGCATGCGGGGCCTCCTGCTCCGACCGTCTATGACCCCACGGGCCTCGCGTGGGGCGACAACTACGAGGGCAAGCTTGGCGACGGGACGGAGGAAGACAGGTCCAGCCCTGTACAGTCCGTCGGCCTGCCTGCCTTGACCGCCGTCTCGGCCGGTCAAGGGTTCGGCGTGGGGCTGGACGTGGACGGAACGGTCTGGACCTGGGGCATCAACTCATGGGGCCAGCTGGGCACCGGGTCGGCGGAATATTCCCGTGCCAAGCCGGCCCAGGTGCCCGGGCTCACCGGCGTCGTTCAGATCGCGACCGGGCGGGCTCACGTCGTGGCACTCCGCGGCGATGGCACCGTGTGGACGTGGGGCTATAACGGCGTCGGGGCGCTCGGCGACGGGCACGCGGGCACCAACAGGTCCTGGCCGGAGCCGGTGCCCCATCTGGATGGTGTCCGGCAGGTCGCCGCGGGCGCGAACCACAGCCTTGTGCTGAAGGACGACGGCACGGTCTGGGGCTTCGGCAAGAGCGGCGATGGCCAGCTTGGTGCCGGTACCACCAGCGAGCCATGGTTCGACAGCCCGGTGGAGATCCATGGCGTCGGCCCCGACGTCGTCCAGATCAGCGGGAGCGAGTTGAGCAGCGCGCTGGTGCGTGGCGACGGCACCGTCTGGGCCTGGGGCAACAACGAGTGCGGCCTGGTGAGACCAGGCACCGACCAGAACCAGGTCTATGCCGATCCGGTGCGGATCCCGCGGGTCGAGAACGTCATCAAGATCACCACTGGGGACGCCAACACTTTGGTCATCTCGTCTCACGACGGCAAGCAGGGCCAGGTGATCGGCTGGGGCTGTAACCAGCACAACGAGCTGGGGTTGCACCACGACGGCTCCATCCCGCGGCCGGTCGAGGGCCTGCCCGCCACCATGACCGAGGTGTCAAACCGCAATTACCACACGGCGGCGCGGTCCTCCGACGGAACCGTGTGGACCTCGGGCTCCAACAGCGACGGTCAGCTGGGTCATGGCCCTGTCGGTGGTTATCCCGTGGGCCCCGCGCAGGTCCCCGGGCTCACGGGCGCCGTCCACGTCTCCGCAGGTATGGACTTCACCCTGGCGGTCGCCCCGCCGATTCTGGAAAAGATAGACCCGGACAAGGGCGGCAAGGGCTGA
- a CDS encoding PaaI family thioesterase has product MTIADPSTSPSSESVPPAPEPDRPVSPPPAYGAWGEPRHKTVSWHDPLATAARAATMSGLEFLRAMQNGEVPPPPIAAMFGFRPVGVEPGDVRFACVPDESAYNPIGVVHGGLVCTLLDTAAACAVHSTLPAGVGYTSIEIKVNYLRPVRVEPGTPAELITHGWVTKPGRRVAFAEGDVRDGAGRVVATASTTCLVFPIA; this is encoded by the coding sequence ATGACGATCGCGGATCCGTCCACGTCGCCCTCGTCGGAGTCGGTGCCACCGGCACCGGAACCGGATCGGCCGGTGAGCCCGCCGCCGGCCTACGGCGCCTGGGGAGAGCCACGGCACAAGACCGTCAGCTGGCATGACCCGCTGGCGACGGCCGCGCGCGCCGCGACCATGAGTGGTCTGGAGTTCCTGCGCGCGATGCAGAACGGCGAGGTCCCGCCGCCGCCCATCGCCGCGATGTTCGGCTTCCGGCCCGTGGGCGTCGAGCCAGGAGACGTCCGGTTCGCGTGCGTCCCGGACGAGTCCGCCTACAACCCGATCGGGGTCGTGCACGGTGGGCTCGTCTGCACCCTGCTCGACACCGCCGCGGCCTGCGCGGTGCATTCCACGCTGCCGGCCGGCGTCGGCTACACCTCGATCGAGATCAAGGTGAACTACCTGCGCCCGGTGCGGGTCGAGCCGGGGACGCCGGCGGAGCTGATCACGCACGGCTGGGTCACCAAGCCGGGGCGACGGGTGGCCTTCGCGGAGGGCGACGTCCGCGACGGGGCCGGCCGGGTCGTCGCGACCGCGAGCACGACCTGCCTGGTCTTCCCCATCGCGTAA
- a CDS encoding substrate-binding domain-containing protein, with the protein MAQLRGTSLGRRRFLAGGAALGVAGVATLAGCTSNDDDNPGDAANVSTGGGGDNAAAGKQITIGFSAPAADHGWIGAITRNARAQAGTHTDVTLKATEGTNDLNLQISQVETLINEGVDVLVILPHDGKALTEVARKAMIANIPVINLDRVFDSSLAYRTWIGGDNYGMGVAAGNYIAGQLKAKGVSNPVIAEIPGIDSLPLTQQRSQGFKDALATAGFKVGPRVPAEFTVESGERSAANLLQAAPRIDALWNHDDDQGIGVLSAIDSAGRDEFFLVGGAGSKDVMDLIKADDGVVKATVTYPPTMASSAINLARLVAQGKTLSDLVENDVPSSITLASVTVTKDNVDRYLKFGFAS; encoded by the coding sequence ATGGCACAACTGCGCGGCACATCGCTCGGTCGGCGGCGGTTTCTCGCCGGCGGCGCGGCCTTAGGCGTGGCGGGCGTCGCGACGCTCGCCGGCTGCACCAGCAACGACGACGACAACCCTGGCGACGCCGCCAACGTCTCGACCGGCGGTGGCGGCGACAACGCCGCGGCCGGCAAGCAGATCACCATCGGGTTCTCCGCCCCGGCCGCCGACCACGGCTGGATCGGCGCGATCACCCGCAACGCCCGCGCCCAGGCCGGCACGCACACCGACGTCACGCTGAAGGCGACCGAGGGCACCAACGACCTCAACCTGCAGATCAGCCAGGTGGAGACCCTCATCAACGAGGGCGTCGACGTGCTGGTGATCCTGCCGCACGACGGCAAGGCGCTGACCGAGGTGGCCCGCAAGGCGATGATCGCCAACATCCCGGTGATCAACCTCGACCGCGTCTTCGACAGCTCGCTGGCCTACCGGACCTGGATCGGCGGCGACAACTACGGCATGGGCGTCGCCGCCGGCAACTACATCGCCGGGCAGCTCAAGGCCAAGGGGGTCAGCAACCCCGTCATCGCCGAGATTCCCGGCATCGACAGTCTGCCGCTCACCCAGCAGCGCAGCCAGGGCTTCAAGGACGCGCTCGCGACCGCCGGTTTCAAGGTCGGCCCGCGGGTGCCCGCCGAGTTCACCGTCGAGTCCGGGGAACGGTCCGCCGCGAACCTGCTGCAGGCCGCGCCGCGCATCGACGCCCTCTGGAACCACGACGACGACCAGGGCATCGGCGTCCTGTCCGCGATCGACTCCGCCGGCCGCGACGAGTTCTTCCTGGTCGGCGGCGCCGGGTCCAAGGACGTCATGGACCTGATCAAGGCAGACGACGGGGTCGTCAAGGCCACCGTCACCTACCCGCCGACGATGGCGTCCTCGGCGATCAACCTGGCCCGCCTCGTCGCGCAGGGCAAGACCCTGTCGGACCTGGTCGAGAACGACGTCCCGTCGTCGATCACCCTCGCCTCCGTGACGGTCACCAAGGACAACGTCGACAGGTATCTCAAGTTCGGCTTCGCGTCCTGA
- a CDS encoding sugar phosphate isomerase/epimerase family protein: MARPVTLFTGQWADLPFEEVARLAAGWGYDGLEIACWGDHLDVRRAAEDDAYVRSRLDILEKNDLKVWAISNHLTGQAVCDDPIDVRHRDIVPARVWGDGDPEGVRARAAEEMVATAHAAARLGVDTVVGFTGSAAWKYVAMFPPVSQELVDAGYRDFADRWNPVLDAFDAAGVRFAHEVHPSEIAYDYWTTVRALDAIGRRPAFGLNWDPSHFVWQDLDPVGFMWDFRDRIYHVDCKDAKRRVGNGRNGRLGSHLPWADPRRGWDFVSTGRGDVPWDDSFRMLNTIGYDGPISIEWEDAGMDRLAGAPEALAFVRRLAVDPPSAAFDAAFSSGG; the protein is encoded by the coding sequence ATGGCGCGACCGGTCACCCTGTTCACCGGCCAGTGGGCGGACCTGCCGTTCGAGGAGGTCGCCCGGCTGGCCGCCGGCTGGGGCTACGACGGGCTGGAGATCGCCTGCTGGGGTGACCATCTGGACGTGCGGCGGGCCGCCGAGGACGACGCCTACGTCCGGTCCCGGCTGGACATCCTGGAGAAGAACGACCTGAAGGTCTGGGCGATCTCCAACCATCTGACCGGGCAGGCGGTCTGCGACGACCCGATCGACGTCCGCCACCGGGACATCGTGCCCGCCAGGGTGTGGGGCGACGGCGACCCGGAAGGCGTGCGGGCCAGGGCCGCCGAGGAGATGGTCGCGACCGCGCACGCCGCGGCGCGCCTCGGGGTGGACACCGTCGTCGGCTTCACCGGGTCGGCGGCGTGGAAGTACGTGGCGATGTTCCCGCCGGTGTCACAGGAGCTGGTCGACGCCGGCTACCGCGACTTCGCCGACCGGTGGAACCCCGTCCTGGACGCGTTCGACGCCGCCGGGGTGCGGTTCGCGCACGAGGTGCACCCGAGCGAGATCGCCTACGACTACTGGACGACGGTGCGGGCGCTGGACGCGATCGGCCGGCGCCCGGCTTTCGGGCTGAACTGGGACCCGAGCCATTTCGTCTGGCAGGACCTCGACCCGGTCGGGTTCATGTGGGACTTCCGCGACCGGATCTACCACGTCGACTGCAAGGACGCGAAGCGCCGGGTCGGCAACGGCCGCAACGGCCGGCTCGGCTCGCACCTGCCCTGGGCGGACCCGCGGCGCGGCTGGGACTTCGTCTCGACCGGCCGCGGCGACGTCCCCTGGGACGACTCGTTCCGGATGCTGAACACGATCGGCTACGACGGTCCGATCTCGATCGAATGGGAGGACGCCGGCATGGACCGGCTGGCCGGCGCCCCGGAGGCGTTGGCGTTCGTCCGCCGCCTCGCCGTCGACCCGCCGTCCGCCGCGTTCGACGCGGCCTTCAGCTCGGGCGGCTGA
- a CDS encoding DUF3592 domain-containing protein: MSVGTIATLATISMVFAGALFLSLGLFTLRQILQRLWLRFAGHTALATIVDFEVIERDSDDGGSIYTPIVDYTTRAGEQVRAAALRSPDTSFPGIGAKVRVVYRPGDPTWVTRTDWFGAVLSAMFLLPVYFTAGPFCLYFGIRMLTD, from the coding sequence ATGAGTGTCGGGACGATCGCGACGCTGGCGACCATCAGCATGGTGTTCGCCGGAGCGCTGTTCCTCTCGCTCGGCCTCTTCACGCTCCGCCAGATCCTCCAGCGGCTCTGGCTGCGGTTCGCCGGGCACACCGCTCTCGCCACCATCGTCGACTTCGAGGTGATCGAACGCGACAGCGATGACGGCGGCTCGATCTACACCCCGATCGTCGACTACACGACCCGGGCCGGCGAGCAGGTCCGCGCCGCCGCGCTGCGCAGCCCGGACACGTCCTTTCCTGGAATCGGCGCCAAGGTCAGGGTGGTGTACCGACCAGGCGATCCGACCTGGGTGACCAGGACGGACTGGTTCGGCGCGGTCCTGTCAGCGATGTTCCTGCTTCCCGTCTACTTCACGGCCGGCCCGTTCTGCCTCTACTTCGGCATCAGGATGCTCACCGACTGA
- a CDS encoding carbohydrate ABC transporter permease — protein MTEPVVTEPVMLEPVVTEPVAPAAAPPGRRRWRRPSGWHLVLIPSSLLMIVPLLFMLGTSLSTLEETRRFPPGVPHALHWDNFSQAWTEAPFGRWLLNSAIVSVTCVVTNLVLCSLAGYAFARLRFPGSRLAFGAILATLMVPFQILMIPTLLIVKYLGIVNTLPALIVPNLVTPFGIYLLRQFFLTLPVELEEAALIDGASRLRILRSVLLPLMGPPLSTVAVLTFLTVWNEFLWPLVVTSSSDVMTVQIGLATFQSAHFTDWPVLMAATLMSQIPVMLLFLAGQRYFVSSIANTGIK, from the coding sequence ATGACGGAACCGGTCGTGACGGAACCGGTCATGCTGGAGCCGGTCGTGACCGAACCGGTCGCGCCGGCCGCCGCGCCGCCAGGACGACGCCGGTGGCGCCGGCCTTCGGGCTGGCACCTCGTGCTCATTCCCTCGTCGCTGCTGATGATCGTGCCCCTGCTCTTCATGCTCGGGACGTCGCTCTCGACGCTGGAGGAGACCCGCCGGTTCCCGCCGGGCGTGCCGCACGCGCTGCACTGGGACAACTTCTCGCAGGCCTGGACCGAGGCGCCGTTCGGCCGTTGGCTGCTCAACAGCGCGATCGTGTCGGTGACCTGCGTGGTGACCAACCTGGTTCTGTGCAGCCTCGCCGGCTACGCGTTCGCCCGGCTCCGCTTCCCGGGCAGCCGGCTGGCCTTCGGCGCGATCCTCGCGACGCTGATGGTCCCGTTCCAGATTCTGATGATCCCGACGCTGCTCATCGTCAAGTACCTGGGGATCGTCAACACGCTGCCGGCGCTCATCGTCCCGAACCTGGTGACGCCGTTCGGGATCTACCTGCTGCGGCAGTTCTTCCTGACGCTGCCGGTCGAGCTGGAGGAGGCGGCACTCATCGACGGCGCCAGCCGTCTCCGGATCCTGCGCAGCGTTCTGCTGCCCCTGATGGGGCCGCCGCTGAGCACCGTGGCCGTGCTGACCTTCCTGACGGTCTGGAACGAATTCCTGTGGCCGCTCGTCGTGACGTCCTCATCCGACGTGATGACCGTCCAGATAGGGCTCGCGACCTTCCAGAGCGCCCATTTCACGGACTGGCCGGTGCTCATGGCCGCGACGCTGATGAGCCAGATCCCGGTGATGCTGCTGTTCCTCGCCGGCCAGCGGTACTTCGTCAGCTCGATCGCGAACACGGGAATCAAGTGA
- a CDS encoding carbohydrate ABC transporter permease, whose product MSSAGGVGKRGSPATRSRVPRRTILPGRPPPGQGRAEKGPAEAPARRRRPGRGGWLGRGERPGRRALGDGLVGWAMVSPSVLLIGLFGLVPVIWSFVLSFQNNDLQTPATSAGFANYRDLVHDDVFLAAVRRTLLYTAVFVPVTLLLSLLAAAALNRRIRGMSVYRLAFFIPVVTSTVATGVVFTWLLDPAYGLINTLLAKVGLPTSGFFASPHAALLSVVAMTVWGWVGFGTLIYLAGLQGVPGDVIEAAQIDGCSKAGAFWRIQVPLLRPVTGFLAVWLTINALQLFDEVYVTTRGGPLNATNVVVYYLYKQAFELFHAGYAAAMATALFLIIALVTWAQTRLTRDVSAGGRS is encoded by the coding sequence GTGAGCTCCGCCGGCGGCGTCGGAAAGCGCGGGTCGCCGGCCACGCGCTCCCGGGTCCCGCGGCGCACGATCCTGCCCGGGCGGCCGCCGCCCGGGCAGGGACGGGCCGAGAAGGGGCCGGCCGAGGCACCCGCGCGCCGGCGGCGGCCGGGGCGCGGGGGGTGGCTGGGCCGGGGAGAGCGGCCGGGGCGCCGAGCGCTCGGCGACGGGCTGGTCGGCTGGGCGATGGTGTCGCCCAGCGTGCTGCTGATCGGCCTGTTCGGGCTGGTCCCGGTCATCTGGTCGTTCGTGTTGTCGTTCCAGAACAACGACCTGCAGACACCGGCGACGTCGGCCGGCTTCGCCAACTATCGTGACCTGGTCCACGACGACGTGTTTCTCGCGGCGGTTCGCCGCACCCTCCTCTATACCGCCGTCTTCGTGCCGGTGACCCTGCTGCTGTCCCTGCTGGCCGCGGCCGCGCTGAACCGGCGGATCCGCGGGATGTCGGTCTACCGGCTGGCGTTCTTCATTCCCGTCGTCACGTCGACGGTGGCGACCGGGGTCGTCTTCACCTGGCTCCTGGACCCGGCGTACGGGCTCATCAACACCCTGCTGGCGAAGGTGGGACTGCCGACGTCGGGATTCTTCGCCTCGCCGCATGCCGCGCTGCTCTCCGTCGTCGCGATGACCGTCTGGGGCTGGGTCGGCTTCGGCACCCTGATCTACCTCGCGGGCCTGCAGGGCGTTCCGGGCGACGTCATCGAGGCCGCCCAGATCGACGGCTGCTCGAAGGCCGGCGCGTTCTGGCGGATCCAGGTGCCGTTGCTGCGGCCGGTCACCGGGTTCCTCGCGGTGTGGCTCACGATCAACGCCCTGCAGTTGTTCGACGAGGTCTACGTGACGACCAGGGGCGGGCCGTTGAACGCGACCAACGTCGTCGTCTACTACCTCTACAAGCAGGCGTTCGAACTCTTCCACGCGGGCTATGCCGCCGCGATGGCCACCGCGCTGTTCCTGATAATCGCGCTGGTGACCTGGGCGCAGACCCGGCTCACCCGGGACGTCTCCGCGGGGGGCCGGTCATGA
- a CDS encoding Gfo/Idh/MocA family protein, with protein MTERQRLGVGMVGYAFMGAAHSQAWRSVNRFFDLPLEVDLAAVCGRDQEKVAAAAAKLGWRSHETDWKALLRRDDVDLVDICTPGSSHAEIALAALAAGKHVLCEKPLANTVEEARAMADAAERAAAAGVRSAVGFNYRRIPAASFARELVAAGRLGTLRHVRAVYLQDWLVDPEFPLAWRLRREMAGSGALGDIGAHIVDLTQFISGQRVTGVCALTETFVRERPLPVAASGLSASGLSVTEPGGNSEQGGGGTGTVTVDDAALFLARLDGGALASYEASRFALGRKNGLRIELNGSEGSLVFDLERLNELEFYDGRVDDEAAGFTRILVTEPSHPYLDAWWPPGHALGYEHSFTHEVRDLVAAIAAGTPPTPSFTDGLQVQLVLDAVGRSAAGGSCWTPVET; from the coding sequence ATGACGGAACGACAGCGGCTGGGCGTCGGGATGGTGGGCTACGCCTTCATGGGCGCCGCCCACTCCCAGGCGTGGCGCTCGGTGAACCGGTTCTTCGACCTCCCGCTGGAGGTCGACCTCGCCGCGGTGTGCGGCCGGGACCAGGAGAAGGTCGCGGCCGCGGCCGCGAAGCTGGGCTGGCGCTCCCACGAGACCGACTGGAAGGCACTGCTGCGCCGCGACGACGTCGACCTGGTCGACATCTGCACCCCCGGCTCCAGCCATGCCGAGATCGCGCTCGCCGCGCTCGCCGCCGGCAAACACGTGCTGTGCGAGAAGCCGCTCGCGAACACCGTCGAGGAGGCGCGGGCGATGGCGGACGCCGCCGAGCGGGCGGCGGCGGCGGGGGTGCGTTCGGCGGTCGGCTTCAACTACCGGAGGATCCCCGCCGCGTCGTTCGCCCGCGAGCTGGTGGCCGCCGGCCGGCTCGGCACCCTGCGCCACGTGCGCGCCGTCTACCTGCAGGACTGGCTGGTCGACCCGGAGTTCCCGCTGGCCTGGCGGCTGCGCCGGGAGATGGCCGGGTCCGGCGCGCTCGGCGACATCGGCGCGCACATCGTCGACCTCACCCAGTTCATCAGCGGCCAGCGGGTCACGGGCGTCTGCGCGCTCACCGAGACCTTCGTGCGGGAGCGGCCGCTGCCGGTGGCGGCGTCCGGCCTGTCTGCCAGCGGGCTGTCGGTCACTGAGCCGGGCGGCAACAGTGAGCAGGGCGGTGGCGGTACCGGAACCGTGACCGTGGATGACGCGGCGCTGTTCCTGGCCCGGCTCGACGGCGGGGCGCTCGCCAGCTACGAGGCGTCCCGGTTCGCGCTCGGCCGCAAGAACGGGCTGCGGATCGAGCTGAACGGCTCCGAGGGCTCGCTGGTCTTCGACCTGGAACGGCTCAACGAGCTGGAGTTCTACGACGGCCGGGTGGACGACGAGGCCGCGGGCTTCACCCGCATCCTGGTCACCGAGCCGAGCCACCCCTACCTCGACGCGTGGTGGCCGCCCGGCCATGCCCTCGGCTACGAGCACTCGTTCACCCACGAGGTCCGCGACCTGGTGGCCGCCATCGCCGCCGGCACGCCGCCGACGCCGAGCTTCACCGACGGCCTGCAGGTGCAGCTCGTCCTCGACGCGGTAGGCCGCAGCGCCGCGGGCGGCTCGTGCTGGACCCCCGTCGAGACATGA